A single region of the Aquila chrysaetos chrysaetos chromosome 18, bAquChr1.4, whole genome shotgun sequence genome encodes:
- the UBE2QL1 gene encoding ubiquitin-conjugating enzyme E2Q-like protein 1 isoform X2 translates to MATLLRKIGLIRLHNRDTEDPKHHHHHHRSSSQQGSSLRGRGNQKNSSNKPQPQGPPGGGGGGGGGCSSSESSPGGHKNKKAPEVAKQPPQPRSAGGREKPREAAREPGAGKEAAQRPGPGPGPGCGSGPAPLVPLPSGSGPLAPAGRQQHCTQVRTRRLMKELQDIARLSDRFISVELVDESLFDWNVKLHQVDKDSVLWQDMKETNTEYILLNLTFPDNFPFSPPFMRVLSPRLENGYVLDGGAICMELLTPRGWSSAYTVEAVMRQFAASLVKGQNILRREVFHEPFLINGLSKTPGTSAVTP, encoded by the exons ATGGCCACTCTGCTGCGGAAAATCGGGCTGATCCGGCTGCACAACCGGGACACGGAGGACCCcaagcaccaccaccaccaccaccgcagcagcagccagcagggcTCCTCGCTCAGGGGCAGGGGCAAccagaagaacagcagcaacaagCCGCAGCCGCAGGGCccccccgggggcggcggcggcggcggcggcggctgcagcagcagcgagaGCAGCCCCGGGGGCCACAAGAACAAGAAGGCGCCGGAGGTCGCTAAGCAGCCCCCGCAGCCGCGCTCGGCCGGCGGCAGGGAGAAGCCGCGGGAGGCGGCCCGGGAGCCCGGCGCCGGTAAGGAGGCGGCGcagcggcccggccccggccccggccccgggtgCGGGTCGGGGCCGGCGCCGCTGGTGCCGCTGCCGTCGGGGTCGGGGCCGCTGGCGCCCGCGGGCCGGCAGCAGCACTGCACGCAGGTGCGGACCCGGCGGCTGATGAAGGAGCTGCAGGACATCGCGCGGCTCAGCGACCGCTTCATCTCGGTGGAGCTGGTGGACGAGAGCCTCTTCGACTGGAACGTGAAGCTGCACCAGGTGGACAAGGACTCGGTGCTGTGGCAGGACATGAAGGAGACCAACACGGAGTACATCCTGCTCAACCTCACTTTCCCCGACAACTTCCCCTTCTCGCCGCCCTTCATGAGGGTGCTCAGCCCCCGCCTGGAGAACGGCTACGTCCTGGACGGCGGAGCCATCTGCATGGAGCTGCTCACCCCCCGTGGCTGGTCCAGCGCCTACACCGTGGAGGCCGTCATGAGGCAGTTTGCGGCCAGCTTGGTCAAGGGGCAG aATATCCTTAGAAGAGAAGTATTTCATGAGCCGTTTTTAATAAATGG GCTCTCCAAAACCCCCGGAACCTCTGCTGTGACTCCTTAA
- the UBE2QL1 gene encoding ubiquitin-conjugating enzyme E2Q-like protein 1 isoform X3, with protein sequence MATLLRKIGLIRLHNRDTEDPKHHHHHHRSSSQQGSSLRGRGNQKNSSNKPQPQGPPGGGGGGGGGCSSSESSPGGHKNKKAPEVAKQPPQPRSAGGREKPREAAREPGAGKEAAQRPGPGPGPGCGSGPAPLVPLPSGSGPLAPAGRQQHCTQVRTRRLMKELQDIARLSDRFISVELVDESLFDWNVKLHQVDKDSVLWQDMKETNTEYILLNLTFPDNFPFSPPFMRVLSPRLENGYVLDGGAICMELLTPRGWSSAYTVEAVMRQFAASLVKGQNILRREVFHEPFLING encoded by the exons ATGGCCACTCTGCTGCGGAAAATCGGGCTGATCCGGCTGCACAACCGGGACACGGAGGACCCcaagcaccaccaccaccaccaccgcagcagcagccagcagggcTCCTCGCTCAGGGGCAGGGGCAAccagaagaacagcagcaacaagCCGCAGCCGCAGGGCccccccgggggcggcggcggcggcggcggcggctgcagcagcagcgagaGCAGCCCCGGGGGCCACAAGAACAAGAAGGCGCCGGAGGTCGCTAAGCAGCCCCCGCAGCCGCGCTCGGCCGGCGGCAGGGAGAAGCCGCGGGAGGCGGCCCGGGAGCCCGGCGCCGGTAAGGAGGCGGCGcagcggcccggccccggccccggccccgggtgCGGGTCGGGGCCGGCGCCGCTGGTGCCGCTGCCGTCGGGGTCGGGGCCGCTGGCGCCCGCGGGCCGGCAGCAGCACTGCACGCAGGTGCGGACCCGGCGGCTGATGAAGGAGCTGCAGGACATCGCGCGGCTCAGCGACCGCTTCATCTCGGTGGAGCTGGTGGACGAGAGCCTCTTCGACTGGAACGTGAAGCTGCACCAGGTGGACAAGGACTCGGTGCTGTGGCAGGACATGAAGGAGACCAACACGGAGTACATCCTGCTCAACCTCACTTTCCCCGACAACTTCCCCTTCTCGCCGCCCTTCATGAGGGTGCTCAGCCCCCGCCTGGAGAACGGCTACGTCCTGGACGGCGGAGCCATCTGCATGGAGCTGCTCACCCCCCGTGGCTGGTCCAGCGCCTACACCGTGGAGGCCGTCATGAGGCAGTTTGCGGCCAGCTTGGTCAAGGGGCAG aATATCCTTAGAAGAGAAGTATTTCATGAGCCGTTTTTAATAAATGG gtaG